From a single Armatimonadota bacterium genomic region:
- a CDS encoding ACT domain-containing protein: MKVKQLSIFLENQSGRLAEVAGALGSEGINIRALSLADTSGFGILRLIVNDIAKARKVLQGKGFIVKETNVIAVEVPDRPGGLASVLNALAAEKINIEYMYAFVEKSSEDAIVIFRIENIDEGIRALLSKGINILTAEQVYAL, translated from the coding sequence ATGAAAGTCAAGCAGCTTTCGATATTCTTAGAAAATCAGTCAGGCCGTTTGGCTGAAGTGGCAGGTGCTCTCGGTTCCGAGGGAATTAATATTCGTGCGCTCTCGCTTGCGGATACTTCGGGTTTTGGTATACTTCGATTGATTGTAAATGATATAGCAAAGGCCCGCAAAGTGCTTCAGGGTAAGGGTTTTATTGTGAAAGAGACTAATGTAATTGCTGTTGAAGTGCCTGATCGTCCTGGTGGCCTTGCAAGTGTTTTGAACGCTTTAGCGGCCGAAAAAATCAACATTGAGTATATGTATGCGTTTGTTGAAAAATCATCGGAGGATGCAATCGTAATTTTCCGAATCGAAAACATTGATGAGGGGATAAGAGCACTGCTATCAAAAGGCATAAACATCCTCACTGCAGAGCAAGTATATGCACTTTAA
- a CDS encoding alpha/beta-type small acid-soluble spore protein, translating to MMKRLEEEVRRELGIQRIGPEMTTEEAGKLGGYMVKKLIERGERALREERGE from the coding sequence ATGATGAAGCGCCTCGAAGAGGAAGTGCGCCGCGAGCTGGGAATCCAGCGAATCGGCCCGGAAATGACCACAGAGGAAGCTGGAAAGCTCGGTGGCTACATGGTTAAAAAGCTGATCGAGCGTGGTGAACGAGCCCTGCGAGAGGAAAGAGGAGAATAA
- a CDS encoding MarR family transcriptional regulator produces the protein MKKDSIAYAEHVLDLFTEILHKAIIVGPLREVGLGITPALAQGIQFIHQHGVCSVKDIAEGLSMTYSAASQLTDRLVKKGLVTRRENARDRRLTEIELTNDGFKLAEKIRLRRVTEMSRILGRMRPASREMLVQTLEDFITAVVKDDRTALEVCSHCGRDHVPECVINEVYQAATGMPIRRT, from the coding sequence ATGAAAAAGGACTCAATAGCCTACGCTGAGCATGTGCTTGATCTTTTTACTGAGATTTTGCACAAAGCAATCATAGTTGGCCCACTCCGCGAAGTTGGTCTGGGTATTACTCCCGCACTGGCGCAGGGGATTCAGTTTATACACCAGCATGGTGTATGCTCTGTTAAGGATATTGCCGAGGGGCTTTCGATGACGTATTCGGCTGCGAGCCAGCTTACTGATCGTCTTGTAAAGAAGGGTTTGGTTACTCGCCGCGAAAATGCGCGCGACCGCAGGCTAACCGAGATTGAATTAACCAACGATGGGTTTAAGCTTGCTGAGAAGATTAGGCTGCGGCGTGTAACCGAGATGTCTCGAATACTAGGCCGCATGAGACCTGCTAGTCGAGAGATGCTCGTGCAAACTTTAGAGGATTTTATCACAGCGGTTGTAAAGGATGACAGGACGGCGCTTGAAGTTTGTTCTCATTGTGGCCGAGACCATGTGCCGGAATGTGTAATCAACGAGGTATATCAGGCAGCTACTGGAATGCCAATCCGGCGAACATAA
- the nifU gene encoding Fe-S cluster assembly scaffold protein NifU, which yields MSIQYSEKVMEHFMNPRNVGEIPDADGIGNVGNPVCGDIMRMYIKVKDGVIVDAKFKTFGCGAAIATSSMATEMIKGKTIEEALKLSNKAVAEALGGLPPVKMHCSVLAEEAIEAAIDDYLRKTTGKGLDFEKNRYLK from the coding sequence ATGAGCATTCAATACAGCGAAAAGGTCATGGAGCATTTTATGAATCCTCGCAATGTAGGCGAGATTCCAGATGCCGATGGCATAGGCAATGTTGGCAATCCTGTATGTGGCGACATTATGCGCATGTACATAAAAGTCAAAGATGGGGTAATTGTAGATGCAAAGTTCAAAACTTTTGGGTGCGGTGCTGCAATTGCCACAAGCAGTATGGCGACAGAGATGATAAAGGGCAAGACAATAGAAGAGGCTCTAAAGCTCAGCAACAAGGCTGTGGCTGAGGCCCTGGGAGGCTTACCGCCGGTTAAGATGCACTGCTCAGTCTTGGCAGAGGAGGCAATTGAGGCTGCTATAGATGATTATCTAAGGAAAACTACCGGCAAAGGCCTCGATTTTGAGAAGAATAGATATCTAAAATAA
- a CDS encoding NifU family protein: protein MREKVEEVLNEIRPALQADGGDIELVDVNEETGIVTVKLVGACAGCPMSQMTLQMGVERVIKSRVPEVQKVEAVPFAGTAVDL from the coding sequence ATGCGAGAAAAGGTTGAAGAAGTACTGAATGAGATTAGGCCAGCTTTGCAAGCCGATGGTGGGGATATCGAACTAGTAGATGTTAATGAGGAGACTGGCATTGTAACGGTAAAGCTTGTTGGAGCATGTGCGGGGTGTCCAATGTCCCAAATGACTCTGCAGATGGGCGTTGAGCGCGTGATAAAATCAAGAGTCCCCGAGGTGCAGAAGGTTGAGGCTGTACCATTTGCTGGGACAGCAGTGGATCTTTAA